The Pseudomonadota bacterium DNA window GCGGACTGTTTTTTATACCAGAATCCTATCAGAAGGTATGAACTCAGCCCCACACCTTCCCAGCCGAAGAATAATTGCAGGAAGTTATCACTTGTTACCAGCATTAACATGAAAAAAGTAAATAAAGACAGGTAAGCCATGAATCTTGGAAGGTGAGCATCATGACTCATATACCCTACGGAATAAATATGAACAATAGATGAAACCCACGTTACCAAAACGAGCATTACGGCAGTCAGGCTATCAACCCTAAGCGACCACGAAACACTGAATGTCCCCGAATCAATCCATCTTGTAATGTCGCTAACCTGTGCCTGCCCCATTATAGCAACGTCATAGAACAATATCGTCGATAAAAAAGCCGATGTCAGCAAGCCGCCACAAGTTATCAGCTGTGCAGACTTATTAGATATCGTCCTTGACATCATTCCCACATAAAAAGCCGTTAATAACGGTATGAAAACTATTGCTGCAATCACTTGATTAGCCCTTCATCATGTTTACATCTTCTACGGAAATACTTCCGCGATTTCTATAATAAATAACCAGTATAGCCAGACCTATAGCCGCCTCTGCGGCTGCCACGGTCAGTATAAATATTGTAAATATCTGCCCTACAAGATCGTCCAGATAATAAGAAAATGCCACAAAATTAATGTTCACAGCCAGAAGCATTAATTCCAGTGACATCAACAAAGTTATTATATTTTTTCTGTTAATGAACACACCGCTTATTCCTATAACAAATAAGCAAGCTGCCAATATCAGATAATGGGTTAAACCGACTTCAGGCATTTACACCCCCTTCTTTGACTGTACTTTAACAAGCTCTACCCCGTCTTTACGGCTTCTGGATACCTGCTTGGATATATTCTGTTTTTTCACACCAGGACGTGTCCTGTGTGTAAGGACGATAGCTCCTATCATAGCTACAAGTAAAATTATTCCCGATAATTGGAACGGATAAATATAATCGGTATATAATATCCTCCCTATAGCTTCGGTATTTGTAATGTCGGAAGGAATTTTAGACGATACTACGGATTTTACCGATGCAAACTCCGACGATACCTGTATAACCATTATTAACTCTGCCAGCATTACCGCAGAAACTAAAAGCAATATCGGCAAGTGCCTGACAAATCCCCGACTCATCGCCTCAAAATCAATATCCAGCATCATAACCACAAAAAGGAATAAAACTGCAACCGCACCTACATAGACTATTATAATTAACATCGATATAAATTCCGCACCCAACATAAGGAACAGACCGGCAGAATTAAAAAATGCCAGTATTAAAAACAACACCGAATGAACCGGATTTTTTACAGTTATCACAACTATTGCTGAAAAAATCAGCACAAATGATAATATATAAAATAATAAATTGGCAATTAACATAATTTACTTCCGAATTTTACCTGTAAGGGGCATCAAGTTCCAGCCTCATAGCCAGCTCTTGTTCCCACTTATCGCCATTTTCAAGTAGCTTTTCTTTGTTATAATATAATTCTTCACGTGTTTCAGTAGCATATTCAAAGTTAGGCCCTTCAACAATAGCATCTACAGGGCACGCCTCTTCACACAGACCGCAATAAATGCACTTTATCATGTCTATATCATATTTTGTCGTGCGACGGCTGCCGTCCTCCCTCTCCTCTGCTTCAATAGTTATAGCCTGAGCAGGGCAAACTGCCTCACATAATTTACACGCAATACAACGTTCTTCCCCGTTAGCATAGCGACGAAGGGCATGTTCTCCCCTGAACCTTGGGGAAAGAGGGCCTTTTTCAAAAGGATAATTAATAGTGACCTTAGGCTTAAACATATATTTAAGCGTAAGCAGCATACCACTTAATATTTCTTTCAAAAAAACAGACTGAGCTGATTTATCACTTATCATTTAACAACTTCTAATTAGTAGTAAAAAAAACAACATAAGCCGATACCAACACTACCCAAACAAGGGTAATCGGTAAAAATACTTTCCAACCAAGCCTCATTAACTGATCGTACCTATATCTTGGTAATGCTGCACGCACCCATATAAACACGAAAAGTAAAAAAGCAACTTTGGCGGCAAACCATACAAAACCCGGTATAAATTGCAATGCAGAAATTCCAAAAGGAGGCAACCACCCGCCTAAAAATAATATCGTGGTTATTCCACTCATTAATATCATGTTTGCGTATTCACCAAGGAAGAATAACGCAAATGTCATTGATGAATATTCAACGTTATATCCGGCAACTATTTCCGCTTCAGCTTCAGGCAAATCAAAAGGGTGTCTGTTAGTTTCCGCCAAAGTAGATATAAAAAATATTATAAACATCGGGAATAAAAGGATATCTTCAAAGAGAGTCCTTTTGTAAAGCACTATCTCGGTAAGGTTTAAAGACCCCACAATAAGAAGCACTGTAATAATAGCAAAACCTATTGAAACCTCATACGAAACCATCTGTGCCGCAGAGCGTATCGCTCCCAAAAATGCGTATTTAGAGTTACTAGCCCAACCGGCTATAATAACCCCGTAAACCCCCAGTGACGAGATGGCAAGAAGGTACAAAACACCGACATTTATATCCGCCAAAACAAGCCCTTCACCAAACGGAATGACAGCCCAGCCTATCATAGCCAACACAAAAGTTATCATCGGGGCAAGCACAAATAAAAACTTATTTGACTTCGCAGGAACAATAACCTCCTTAAGCATAAGTTTTACGCCATCGGCAATCGGTTGCAATAGACCGAAAGGTCCTACGACATTCGGCCCTTTTCTAAGCTGCATAGCTGCTATAACCTTACGCTCCGCCAGCGTTAGATATGCAACGGCACCTAATAACGGTAGTATGATTACTAATATTTTTATTAGTATCCATGCAAAAGGTACGAAATAATCCACCATGAACGGAGTTTGAAAAAACGGACTTTGTAATATTTCCTCCATTACGCAGCCTCCTTCTCTTCAGATTTGCCTTTACAGCCACAGCCTTTATTTATTTCGGACGAACACGCCGCCATCGTTTTAGAAGCACGGCTTATAGGGTCACTCATGTAGAAGTTCTTTACGGAATTTCTGAACGGCTCATCAGACGATACACCTTTTTTACCGACATTATTCCATTTTTCCGAAACGATATCCTCATTTGCAAAAACAGGATAGTTCCTTTCTAAAGATTCCCTTAACTCATCTATATTGTTAAAGTTAAGGCTAATACCCGAAGCCATAGCCAATTCTTTTATAATTAGCCAGTCCTCTTTAGCTTCGCCAAGCGGATAAATAGCGGGACTAGTTCTTTGCACTCTACCTTCGGTATTAACATATGTGCCTGACTTTTCAGTATATGCCGCTCCCGGCAATATAACATCGGCTCTATGTGCTCCTGAATCACCATGATGCCCTTGATAGACAACAAAAGCTTTGCCTAGCTTAGACATGTCTATTTCGTCAGCACCAAGTAGATATAGGAACTCTATTTTATTTTCTTCACATTCTTTTAGTATTTTCTTTGTCGGCACACCCTCACCTGACGGCAAGAAGCCCATATCCAGACCACCCACACGGCTGGCGGCTTTATGTAATACGTTAAACCCGTTCCAATCCTCCCTTACCATATTATACTTAACGGCAATAGAACTCACCAAATACATTATATGCTCGGCATCGTCCCTGCATAACGCAGATGAGCCGATTATTATCATAGGATTTTTTGCAGCTTCCAAAGTCTTACAAAAATCTGACTTACCGTCCGCAATCGCTTGTAAATCTTTAGGGCTATTGCCTAATTTTTCTACAGGATAAGTAAAACTTGAACAACCGCCTATTGAAGCTATTTTCAGACCGTTATTAACGTTAGCCTTCCTTATTCTGGAATTAATAATAGCAGCTTCACGCCTTGGATTAGTTCCCACTAACAAACATAAATCGGCGTTTTCAATGCCTTGTATCGTAGTATTAAATATATATGACGACCTGCCCTCATTACCGATTTCCATACCGTCTTGACGGCAATCTATATTATTTACGCCACGCTTGGTCATAAGTTTTTTCAATGCATACATTGATTCGCAATCGGCAAGATCGCCCGCAATCGCCGCAATGCTATTTGAACTTATATCTCTCATCTTATCGCTGATAACCTTATAAGCCTCATTCCAACTTGCAGGCTTTAATTTGCCGTCAACTCTTACATAAGGTTTGTCCAGCCTTTGAACTTTCAGCCCGTCATAGGCAAATCTGGTTTTATCGCTTATCCACTCTTCGTTTATATCCTCATTCAGGCGAGGTAAAATCCTTACGACTTCTTTTCCTCTTGAATCGACTCTTATATTAGAACCCACGGCATCTAAAACATCAATAGATTCGGTTTTATTTAACTCCCAAGGACGGGCTTTAAAAGCATAAGGTTTTGATGTCAAAGCACCTACA harbors:
- the nuoI gene encoding NADH-quinone oxidoreductase subunit NuoI gives rise to the protein MISDKSAQSVFLKEILSGMLLTLKYMFKPKVTINYPFEKGPLSPRFRGEHALRRYANGEERCIACKLCEAVCPAQAITIEAEEREDGSRRTTKYDIDMIKCIYCGLCEEACPVDAIVEGPNFEYATETREELYYNKEKLLENGDKWEQELAMRLELDAPYR
- a CDS encoding NADH-quinone oxidoreductase subunit J → MLIANLLFYILSFVLIFSAIVVITVKNPVHSVLFLILAFFNSAGLFLMLGAEFISMLIIIVYVGAVAVLFLFVVMMLDIDFEAMSRGFVRHLPILLLVSAVMLAELIMVIQVSSEFASVKSVVSSKIPSDITNTEAIGRILYTDYIYPFQLSGIILLVAMIGAIVLTHRTRPGVKKQNISKQVSRSRKDGVELVKVQSKKGV
- the nuoH gene encoding NADH-quinone oxidoreductase subunit NuoH gives rise to the protein MVDYFVPFAWILIKILVIILPLLGAVAYLTLAERKVIAAMQLRKGPNVVGPFGLLQPIADGVKLMLKEVIVPAKSNKFLFVLAPMITFVLAMIGWAVIPFGEGLVLADINVGVLYLLAISSLGVYGVIIAGWASNSKYAFLGAIRSAAQMVSYEVSIGFAIITVLLIVGSLNLTEIVLYKRTLFEDILLFPMFIIFFISTLAETNRHPFDLPEAEAEIVAGYNVEYSSMTFALFFLGEYANMILMSGITTILFLGGWLPPFGISALQFIPGFVWFAAKVAFLLFVFIWVRAALPRYRYDQLMRLGWKVFLPITLVWVVLVSAYVVFFTTN
- the nuoG gene encoding NADH-quinone oxidoreductase subunit NuoG; translated protein: MPKITVNGNQIEFEQGMTVLQACELAGEEIPRFCYHERLKIAGNCRMCLVQVEGGPPKPAASCAMPAGDGMVVHTNSPMVKKAREGVMEFLLMNHPLDCPICDQGGECDLQDQAMAYGRGDSRFEEDKRAVKDKYMGPLVKTHMTRCIQCTRCIRFLEDVAGVCELGAVNRGEHMEVTTYVEKSLTSEMSGNIIDLCPVGALTSKPYAFKARPWELNKTESIDVLDAVGSNIRVDSRGKEVVRILPRLNEDINEEWISDKTRFAYDGLKVQRLDKPYVRVDGKLKPASWNEAYKVISDKMRDISSNSIAAIAGDLADCESMYALKKLMTKRGVNNIDCRQDGMEIGNEGRSSYIFNTTIQGIENADLCLLVGTNPRREAAIINSRIRKANVNNGLKIASIGGCSSFTYPVEKLGNSPKDLQAIADGKSDFCKTLEAAKNPMIIIGSSALCRDDAEHIMYLVSSIAVKYNMVREDWNGFNVLHKAASRVGGLDMGFLPSGEGVPTKKILKECEENKIEFLYLLGADEIDMSKLGKAFVVYQGHHGDSGAHRADVILPGAAYTEKSGTYVNTEGRVQRTSPAIYPLGEAKEDWLIIKELAMASGISLNFNNIDELRESLERNYPVFANEDIVSEKWNNVGKKGVSSDEPFRNSVKNFYMSDPISRASKTMAACSSEINKGCGCKGKSEEKEAA
- the nuoK gene encoding NADH-quinone oxidoreductase subunit NuoK, which encodes MPEVGLTHYLILAACLFVIGISGVFINRKNIITLLMSLELMLLAVNINFVAFSYYLDDLVGQIFTIFILTVAAAEAAIGLAILVIYYRNRGSISVEDVNMMKG